From a single Paenibacillus sp. FSL W8-0426 genomic region:
- a CDS encoding gluconolactonase: MARSVNKRLSSHRFWQSAVMPFLAAIIVVLADPASAAASSAPYESYNYNYWEEAVPSPDAYLPLRTISGSDLGIGEFKDPGDVNVSSAGKTYILDSGNSRIVVLDNELKLLRVIDGFMQNGSKESFNVPGGLFVDQQERIYVADTGNGRVVVLDEEGGLLNMIAKPESDILATNFQFQPQKLTVDHVGRVYVVAQGVYEGIMQFDEHGAFIGYVGTNKVERDYREYIWRMFSTKAQRAQMVLFVPTEFSNVDIDPKGFVYATNIDPGSNEPIKRLNPSGEDVLKRFGYFDVKGDVAYRNSVGPSKLIDVKVLGNGMYSVLDATQNRVFTYDDEGHLLYVYGGKGNQVGTLKTPVAIEQSGPYSLVLDRGKANLAVYEPTRFGSKVNEAVVLHYQGEDTKAVNIWKEVLQLNANYDIAYIGIGKSLLMEKKNKEALGYFELGMDRKSYSVAYKRYRREMMKEHFGTFLTAVIALVAAVVAARLALKWRRGRGADRETGLY, translated from the coding sequence ATGGCACGCAGCGTAAATAAACGGCTTTCAAGCCATCGTTTCTGGCAATCCGCGGTCATGCCCTTTTTGGCCGCAATAATCGTTGTGCTTGCGGATCCGGCATCCGCGGCAGCCTCTTCGGCACCGTACGAGAGCTACAATTATAACTATTGGGAAGAAGCGGTACCTTCGCCGGATGCTTATTTGCCCTTGCGGACCATTTCGGGCAGCGACCTCGGCATCGGCGAATTCAAGGACCCCGGCGACGTGAACGTCTCTTCTGCCGGGAAAACTTACATTTTGGACAGCGGCAACAGCCGGATCGTGGTGCTGGACAACGAGCTGAAGCTGCTCCGGGTCATCGACGGCTTCATGCAAAATGGCAGTAAGGAGAGCTTCAACGTTCCGGGCGGTTTGTTCGTGGATCAGCAGGAGCGCATCTATGTTGCGGATACGGGCAACGGGCGCGTGGTCGTGCTGGATGAAGAAGGCGGCCTGCTGAACATGATCGCAAAACCGGAGTCCGACATTTTGGCAACCAACTTCCAATTCCAGCCCCAAAAGCTGACGGTTGACCATGTGGGACGGGTCTACGTCGTGGCTCAGGGCGTGTACGAAGGCATTATGCAATTTGATGAACACGGCGCATTCATCGGGTACGTGGGCACGAACAAGGTGGAACGCGATTACCGCGAGTACATCTGGCGCATGTTTTCGACCAAGGCGCAGCGCGCGCAGATGGTGCTGTTCGTGCCGACCGAATTTTCGAATGTGGACATCGATCCTAAAGGGTTCGTTTATGCAACGAACATCGATCCTGGCTCAAACGAGCCGATCAAACGTCTGAATCCGTCCGGCGAGGACGTGCTCAAACGCTTTGGCTATTTCGACGTTAAGGGTGACGTCGCCTACCGCAACAGCGTCGGGCCTTCCAAGCTCATCGATGTCAAAGTGCTGGGGAATGGCATGTACAGCGTGCTCGACGCGACGCAGAACCGGGTGTTCACCTACGACGACGAAGGCCATTTGCTTTATGTGTACGGAGGAAAAGGAAATCAGGTCGGCACGCTCAAGACCCCCGTAGCCATCGAACAATCGGGTCCGTATTCGCTGGTGCTCGATCGGGGCAAGGCGAATCTGGCCGTGTACGAACCGACCCGCTTCGGTTCCAAAGTGAATGAAGCGGTCGTCTTGCATTACCAAGGCGAAGATACGAAAGCGGTAAACATCTGGAAGGAAGTGCTGCAGCTGAATGCCAACTACGACATCGCGTATATCGGCATCGGCAAATCGCTTCTCATGGAAAAGAAAAACAAGGAAGCCCTTGGCTATTTCGAACTGGGCATGGACCGCAAGAGCTACTCGGTAGCGTACAAGCGATATCGGCGGGAGATGATGAAGGAGCATTTCGGAACGTTTCTGACCGCGGTCATCGCGTTGGTCGCGGCCGTGGTTGCCGCTCGGCTGGCGCTCAAATGGAGACGGGGAAGGGGGGCGGACCGTGAAACAGGACTATATTAA
- a CDS encoding Yip1 family protein — protein MKQDYIKFPMHLIFHPIDAFWDMKSDNRGRLAFAFGALALTIVVMILQKQYAGFLVNYTDPRTINSLREILTIAVPVFLWCIANWSITTLMEGEGKFREIFLVTGYSLIPIVLINVPLIVISNFMVAEETVFYYLFTNIAFLWFAMLLFIGMMTVHQYTVLKTLVTMLLTVIVMGIIVFLGALVFSMLQQLYEFGYNIYRELIFRT, from the coding sequence GTGAAACAGGACTATATTAAGTTTCCGATGCATCTCATTTTTCACCCCATCGATGCGTTCTGGGACATGAAGTCGGATAACCGGGGCAGGCTGGCCTTTGCTTTCGGGGCGCTTGCGCTGACGATCGTGGTCATGATTTTGCAGAAGCAGTATGCCGGTTTTCTCGTCAATTATACCGATCCTCGTACCATCAACAGCCTGCGCGAGATTTTGACGATTGCCGTACCTGTTTTCCTGTGGTGCATCGCCAATTGGTCGATCACAACGTTGATGGAGGGGGAAGGCAAGTTCAGGGAAATTTTTCTGGTTACGGGTTACTCGCTGATTCCCATTGTCCTCATCAATGTTCCGTTGATTGTCATCAGCAACTTCATGGTGGCAGAGGAGACGGTGTTCTATTATTTGTTTACCAACATCGCTTTTCTATGGTTTGCGATGCTGCTGTTTATCGGCATGATGACCGTTCACCAGTACACTGTACTCAAAACGCTCGTGACGATGCTGCTGACGGTCATCGTGATGGGCATCATCGTATTTCTGGGCGCGCTTGTGTTCAGCATGCTGCAGCAGCTGTACGAGTTCGGCTACAACATTTACCGAGAGTTGATTTTTCGCACCTAA
- a CDS encoding DUF5696 domain-containing protein: MIKRQRLYTVLAGGAAVIVLAAGLLYMNNKGIPAIDATAYVEASPLAGEEAEVPAENLRYIDDTSVGVPGMRLVAEEGGLGLYYNEETTEIAVRDGQSGHVWYSNPANREQDGLASGYEKEMLSSQLAVSFRDAIGTMETFPNFSASIGNKQFAAANLEQGIRVTYTLGDTSLGIDALPRLIGKQRLEEKVLSKLEASAAKYVSARYYPTKDNPDVLERLDGQVSKPLVLSKMLDAFGKAGYTEEDLAYDNQENGIEGGGASDKPSFVIPVEYRLDQGSLVVTVPLGQVKENGPYRIRNIDLLAYFGAAGADEKGYMFVPDGSGSLIHLNNGKVKEEQYVQRVYGADPNDNSYARPQVSESAHMPVFGLKSGEHAWFAVIEKGDAIAGIAADIGGRQNSYNHVYGTFFLRGEDELEMYTSQNMQEIQLLSEEPYKGDIQVRYTFLNGSDANYSGMARLYQQQLVERGQLKPIGEEGGLPFYVNVLGAVDKRASFLGVPYRSLMAMTTYGQASEMAAKLREGGVNEVQMRFQGWFGGGISHRTPTAVKLDGEVGSRSELRSLSAELKDSGGGLYPDVAFQQIYHNDPGFAPASDAARFVTKETAELYPYNPALNRMDLTKDSYYLLSAAKLPHVVDTFAGKTSGLELGALSLRDLGQVLSADYRDSRVIHRETAKNIVKQQLERLHQAYPALMLTSANAYAWPYAEHIVDVPSGSSRFNIADEEVPFYQMVIHGYVDYAASPMNTTGDQRLRKQLLHSLELGAAPYFEWTYEPASRLKTTNYDSAYATEYTYWLDEAIELYREADSVLGKVRNRPMVAHERLQDGVVRVEYGNGTELLINYTASPVTIGGIKIEAEDYVLREGVEG; the protein is encoded by the coding sequence GTGATCAAGAGGCAGCGATTATATACGGTGCTGGCCGGCGGAGCGGCTGTCATCGTGCTTGCAGCCGGGCTGCTGTACATGAACAACAAGGGCATTCCGGCGATTGATGCGACGGCATACGTCGAGGCATCGCCGTTGGCAGGGGAGGAAGCGGAGGTACCCGCAGAGAACCTGCGATACATCGATGATACGTCCGTGGGCGTTCCCGGCATGCGGCTGGTGGCGGAGGAAGGCGGACTGGGCCTCTATTACAACGAGGAAACGACTGAAATTGCCGTGCGCGACGGGCAAAGCGGCCATGTCTGGTACAGCAACCCGGCGAACAGGGAACAGGATGGATTGGCGTCCGGCTACGAGAAAGAAATGCTGTCCTCCCAATTGGCCGTTTCTTTTCGCGATGCCATCGGCACGATGGAAACCTTCCCGAACTTCAGCGCCAGCATCGGCAACAAGCAGTTTGCGGCGGCCAATCTGGAGCAGGGAATACGCGTCACATACACGCTCGGCGATACTTCGCTCGGCATCGATGCCTTGCCCCGGCTAATCGGCAAGCAGCGTCTGGAAGAAAAGGTATTGTCGAAGCTGGAGGCGTCGGCGGCGAAATACGTTTCCGCCCGCTATTACCCGACCAAGGACAATCCCGATGTGCTGGAACGCCTGGACGGACAGGTATCGAAGCCGCTCGTGCTGAGCAAGATGCTTGATGCGTTCGGGAAGGCCGGGTATACCGAGGAGGATCTGGCTTACGACAATCAGGAAAATGGCATCGAGGGCGGCGGCGCGTCCGACAAACCAAGCTTCGTCATTCCCGTAGAATACCGGTTGGACCAAGGCTCGCTGGTCGTGACCGTTCCGCTTGGCCAGGTGAAGGAGAACGGGCCATACCGCATCCGCAATATCGATTTGCTGGCCTACTTCGGCGCGGCCGGAGCGGACGAGAAAGGTTACATGTTCGTTCCCGACGGCTCGGGCAGCCTCATCCACCTGAACAACGGCAAGGTAAAAGAAGAGCAATACGTGCAGCGGGTCTACGGGGCGGACCCGAATGACAACTCTTATGCACGTCCCCAAGTGAGCGAGTCCGCGCATATGCCGGTATTTGGCCTGAAGAGCGGGGAGCATGCCTGGTTTGCGGTCATCGAAAAAGGGGATGCCATCGCCGGCATCGCCGCGGATATCGGCGGCCGTCAAAACAGCTACAATCACGTCTACGGCACATTCTTCCTCCGCGGGGAGGATGAGCTGGAAATGTATACGTCCCAGAATATGCAGGAAATCCAGCTGCTGAGCGAGGAGCCGTATAAGGGAGACATTCAGGTCAGATACACGTTCCTGAACGGGTCTGACGCAAATTATTCCGGCATGGCGCGCCTGTACCAGCAGCAGCTCGTGGAACGGGGGCAGTTGAAGCCGATCGGGGAAGAGGGTGGATTGCCGTTCTATGTCAACGTGCTCGGCGCGGTGGATAAACGCGCTTCGTTCCTTGGCGTCCCATATCGCTCTCTCATGGCCATGACCACTTACGGGCAGGCTTCCGAAATGGCGGCCAAGCTGCGGGAAGGCGGCGTGAACGAGGTGCAGATGCGATTTCAAGGATGGTTCGGCGGGGGAATCAGTCACCGTACGCCAACCGCCGTCAAACTGGACGGCGAGGTAGGCAGCCGTTCCGAGCTGCGAAGCCTGTCGGCCGAATTGAAGGATTCGGGGGGCGGACTGTACCCTGACGTGGCTTTTCAGCAGATTTACCATAACGATCCGGGTTTTGCCCCGGCTTCGGATGCGGCCCGGTTCGTGACCAAAGAAACGGCGGAGCTGTATCCGTACAATCCGGCCCTGAACCGGATGGACTTGACTAAGGACAGCTATTATTTGTTGTCGGCCGCGAAATTGCCGCATGTGGTGGACACCTTTGCAGGCAAAACCTCCGGTCTGGAGCTCGGCGCGTTGTCGCTGCGCGATCTGGGGCAGGTGTTAAGCGCCGATTATCGCGACAGCCGCGTCATTCACCGCGAGACGGCCAAAAACATCGTCAAGCAGCAGCTGGAGCGGCTGCATCAGGCTTATCCGGCGCTGATGCTGACGTCCGCGAACGCATACGCTTGGCCGTATGCGGAACATATCGTCGATGTGCCGTCCGGCTCCAGCCGGTTTAATATCGCGGACGAAGAGGTTCCTTTTTACCAAATGGTCATTCACGGATATGTGGATTATGCCGCATCGCCCATGAACACGACGGGGGACCAACGTTTGCGGAAGCAGCTGCTGCACAGCCTGGAGCTGGGGGCGGCGCCTTATTTCGAGTGGACCTATGAGCCTGCTTCGCGATTGAAAACGACGAATTACGATTCCGCCTATGCAACCGAGTATACGTACTGGCTTGACGAAGCGATCGAACTGTACCGGGAGGCCGACAGTGTGCTCGGGAAAGTGCGGAACCGCCCGATGGTGGCGCATGAACGTCTTCAGGACGGGGTCGTCCGCGTGGAATACGGCAATGGAACCGAGCTGCTGATCAATTACACGGCGAGTCCGGTGACGATCGGCGGCATCAAGATTGAGGCAGAGGATTATGTGCTGAGGGAAGGGGTGGAAGGATGA
- a CDS encoding sugar ABC transporter permease, with protein MKTVRMSLKTRRAFLGLAFVSPWLIGFIFLFATPLLQSIRFSLSRLSVAPGGYELEFLGLENFKNALLVDASFNRVLLDSVGAMLLNVPMILFFSLFTATLLNQKFKGRTAARAIFFLPVILASSAVAAAESAGLINLMGDANAVEASAGGGTAFNVVSIVRMLADVGLPAAYVDYIVEAIMRIYDIISSSGVQILIFLAALQSVPGSMYEVAKMEGATGYESFWKITFPMVSPLILTNVIYTIIDSFAGSPVTEMIYQTAFKTQNFGLSSAMSWLYTLVIGLVLVVVGWVLSRRVHYN; from the coding sequence ATGAAAACCGTTCGCATGTCGCTCAAAACGCGAAGGGCGTTTCTCGGGTTAGCCTTTGTGTCCCCGTGGCTGATCGGCTTCATTTTCCTGTTCGCCACGCCCCTGCTGCAATCCATCCGCTTCAGCCTCAGCCGTTTGTCGGTTGCCCCGGGCGGATACGAACTGGAATTCCTCGGGCTTGAAAATTTCAAAAACGCGCTGCTGGTCGACGCCAGCTTCAACCGCGTTCTGCTCGATTCGGTAGGGGCCATGCTGCTGAACGTGCCGATGATCCTGTTTTTCAGCCTGTTCACCGCCACGCTGCTGAACCAGAAGTTCAAAGGCAGGACGGCGGCGCGGGCGATCTTTTTCCTGCCCGTCATTCTGGCCTCCAGCGCGGTTGCGGCCGCAGAATCCGCCGGTCTCATCAACCTGATGGGCGATGCAAATGCGGTCGAGGCGTCCGCCGGCGGCGGCACGGCCTTCAACGTCGTTTCCATCGTGCGCATGCTGGCCGACGTCGGCTTGCCTGCCGCGTACGTGGACTACATCGTGGAAGCCATCATGCGCATCTACGACATCATCAGCAGCTCCGGGGTACAGATTCTGATTTTCCTGGCGGCGCTGCAATCCGTGCCTGGCTCGATGTACGAGGTGGCCAAGATGGAAGGCGCGACCGGCTACGAATCGTTTTGGAAAATCACGTTTCCGATGGTAAGCCCGCTGATTCTGACGAACGTCATTTATACGATCATCGATTCGTTCGCAGGCAGTCCGGTGACGGAAATGATTTACCAGACGGCCTTCAAAACGCAAAATTTCGGACTCAGCTCCGCCATGTCCTGGCTTTATACGCTGGTGATCGGCCTGGTGCTGGTCGTTGTCGGCTGGGTGCTGTCCCGCCGCGTTCATTACAATTGA
- a CDS encoding carbohydrate ABC transporter permease, whose translation MAVPGTDRMVVVPKPNYRMQRVRNQTSDLLYSIFRYALVIGISFIILYPLFLKISVAFKDKQDIYNPTIYMIPQHFTLENIKLAAQVMNYWPLLANTLLFVAITTLLTAISCALAGYGFARFSFPGSSVLFVLVILTILVPTSTLMVPMYLHFRSFDILGIIGLFTGKEGVNLLNTYWPSVITAATAGGLKAGLFIYIFRQFFKGMPKEIEEAALIDGAGGFRTFARIMLPNAVSPLITVILFSFVWQYNDTFYSSLFMSESPLISLKVASLPAQANQWIPQLMGFGSSSGMKADPNYVAMIVDTGILLAIAPLIILYLFVQRYFVESIERSGIVG comes from the coding sequence ATGGCCGTGCCTGGCACAGATCGCATGGTGGTTGTCCCGAAGCCGAACTATCGCATGCAGAGGGTCCGCAACCAAACGTCGGATCTGCTCTATTCCATCTTCAGGTATGCGCTGGTCATCGGGATATCTTTTATCATCCTGTACCCGTTGTTTCTTAAAATTTCGGTGGCGTTCAAGGATAAGCAGGACATCTATAATCCCACCATCTACATGATTCCGCAGCATTTCACGCTGGAAAATATCAAACTGGCCGCCCAGGTGATGAACTACTGGCCTTTGCTGGCGAACACGCTTCTGTTCGTCGCGATTACGACGCTGTTGACGGCCATATCCTGCGCGCTGGCGGGATACGGGTTCGCCCGATTTTCGTTTCCGGGCAGCAGCGTGCTGTTCGTGCTCGTCATCCTGACCATCCTCGTGCCGACGAGCACGCTGATGGTGCCGATGTATTTGCATTTCCGCAGCTTTGACATTTTGGGCATCATCGGCCTGTTTACCGGGAAAGAAGGCGTTAACCTGCTGAATACGTACTGGCCGTCGGTGATTACGGCAGCCACCGCAGGCGGATTGAAAGCAGGGCTGTTCATTTATATTTTCCGCCAGTTCTTCAAAGGCATGCCGAAAGAGATCGAGGAGGCGGCGCTGATCGACGGTGCGGGCGGGTTCCGGACGTTTGCGCGCATCATGCTGCCGAACGCGGTGTCGCCGCTGATCACGGTGATCCTGTTTTCGTTCGTGTGGCAGTACAACGATACGTTCTACTCGTCCCTGTTCATGAGCGAAAGTCCGCTCATCTCGCTGAAGGTGGCGTCGCTGCCTGCGCAGGCGAACCAATGGATTCCACAGCTGATGGGATTCGGTTCGAGCTCGGGCATGAAGGCAGATCCGAACTACGTGGCGATGATCGTGGATACGGGCATATTGCTGGCCATTGCGCCGCTGATCATCCTCTATTTGTTCGTGCAGCGTTATTTCGTGGAAAGCATTGAACGTTCCGGCATCGTCGGCTGA
- a CDS encoding extracellular solute-binding protein, whose amino-acid sequence MLHMEKKRNEQPPAKTPAVKRNNRNNRNLAWIISVVLVMTVVLSACGTGTKEEAQTQGGTVPSNDPLELSIMTITPSAVPAADDNVIKREIEKATNSKMTIQWVSNNIYTDKLNLTLASGDIPDLIMINDPFGSTFTKMVKQGAFWDITPYIQDYPNLSKRIPDIAWETTKAADGSNYGIPRPRPVTGDSFFIIRKDWLDKLNLKVPETTDELFEVMQAFVEQDPDGNGKKDTTALAAYVSPDDLGWGGNLGPVLGAIESSFLGINGNWKWDEAQGKLVYRELLPEVRESLQYLTKAYANGMMPEDLLSLKLTQARELFKRNQAGIIVDKTGTMRKIYADDLKKVDPDFKYTDFYPLTNLNGYNPKGAGYNGILAIPSSVPEEKMKRILQLVDTWMNPEVFEIQHYGIEGVHHTVVDGKKVANSEKLTADNASDFNHIVNIIDLPWDTTAETEEETQANELFKKVEEERDQTSVADLTAGLQSETGQKILPELNKKIQDLKAKIILGREPIEAWDAFVESLRSDPNVQAMTDEMTEAYKKRNGQ is encoded by the coding sequence ATGCTGCACATGGAGAAAAAAAGGAATGAACAACCACCGGCGAAGACGCCGGCGGTCAAACGCAATAACCGCAATAATCGCAACCTGGCTTGGATCATCTCGGTGGTGTTGGTGATGACGGTGGTGCTGAGCGCATGCGGCACCGGAACCAAGGAAGAGGCGCAAACCCAAGGCGGTACAGTCCCTTCGAACGATCCGCTCGAACTCAGCATCATGACGATTACGCCGAGTGCCGTGCCGGCCGCGGACGACAATGTGATCAAACGGGAAATCGAGAAGGCCACCAACTCCAAAATGACCATTCAATGGGTATCCAACAATATCTACACCGACAAATTGAATCTGACGCTCGCTTCCGGGGATATTCCCGATTTGATCATGATCAACGATCCTTTTGGCAGCACGTTTACGAAAATGGTCAAGCAGGGCGCCTTCTGGGATATCACGCCTTACATTCAGGATTATCCAAACCTGAGCAAACGCATTCCGGACATTGCCTGGGAAACGACCAAAGCGGCAGACGGCAGCAATTACGGCATACCGCGGCCAAGGCCGGTGACGGGGGATTCGTTTTTCATCATCCGCAAGGACTGGCTCGATAAACTGAATCTCAAGGTACCGGAAACGACGGATGAGCTGTTTGAAGTGATGCAGGCGTTTGTGGAGCAGGACCCGGACGGCAACGGGAAAAAGGATACCACGGCGCTGGCTGCCTACGTCAGTCCGGACGATCTGGGTTGGGGCGGCAATCTGGGGCCGGTGCTCGGTGCTATCGAGAGCTCGTTCCTTGGCATTAACGGCAATTGGAAGTGGGACGAGGCTCAAGGAAAGCTGGTATATAGGGAGCTTCTTCCCGAAGTCAGGGAGTCCCTGCAGTATCTGACCAAGGCGTATGCAAACGGCATGATGCCGGAAGACCTGTTATCGCTCAAGCTGACGCAAGCAAGAGAGCTGTTCAAGCGCAACCAGGCGGGAATCATCGTGGACAAAACGGGCACCATGCGCAAAATCTACGCCGACGATCTGAAAAAGGTGGACCCCGATTTCAAATATACGGATTTCTATCCGCTTACCAACCTGAACGGGTATAACCCGAAAGGTGCGGGGTACAACGGCATTCTGGCCATTCCTTCCAGCGTGCCGGAAGAGAAGATGAAGCGCATTTTGCAGCTGGTCGATACGTGGATGAACCCTGAAGTGTTCGAAATTCAGCATTACGGCATCGAAGGCGTGCATCATACGGTCGTGGACGGCAAAAAGGTGGCGAACAGCGAAAAACTGACGGCGGACAACGCTTCGGACTTCAACCATATCGTAAATATCATCGACTTGCCGTGGGATACGACGGCGGAGACGGAAGAAGAGACGCAGGCCAACGAATTGTTCAAAAAAGTGGAAGAGGAACGTGACCAAACGAGCGTGGCCGACTTGACGGCAGGATTGCAGTCCGAGACCGGGCAGAAGATTCTGCCTGAACTGAACAAAAAAATCCAGGATTTGAAGGCGAAAATCATTCTGGGCCGCGAACCGATCGAGGCATGGGATGCATTTGTGGAATCGCTGCGCAGCGACCCGAACGTGCAGGCCATGACGGACGAGATGACCGAGGCGTACAAGAAACGGAATGGCCAATAA
- a CDS encoding ABC transporter permease subunit — protein MSLHEQRMGAFGKKRNRIKTRKSGASLLSALKRDRSLYLLALPGLAFFLVFKYMPMWGIVIAFFDYSPFRGLQGSEWVGLQHFSHFFSNPDFLLLFRNTLAISLLNLLLFFPFPILISLCLNELRSTVYKRLIQTVIYMPHFLSWVIIAGLTLLLFAKGTGIVNELFALWGWPRFDLLTNPDSFWIMVTLQAMWKEAGWGTIVFLAAMAGVDTQLYEAARMDGAGRLRQIWHITLPAIRGVIIVLFILRLGDIMEVGFEQIFLMYNGAVSQVAEVFDTYVYRMGIEQGDFSYSTAVGLFKSMVGLVLVVISNRIVKRLGHEGVY, from the coding sequence ATGAGTTTGCATGAGCAGCGCATGGGCGCGTTCGGGAAGAAGCGAAACCGAATCAAGACAAGGAAAAGCGGCGCGAGTCTCTTGTCCGCGCTCAAACGCGACCGATCGTTATACCTGCTGGCTCTGCCTGGCCTGGCATTCTTCCTTGTCTTCAAATACATGCCGATGTGGGGCATCGTGATCGCTTTTTTTGACTATTCGCCCTTTCGTGGGCTTCAAGGCAGCGAATGGGTAGGCTTGCAGCACTTCTCGCATTTTTTCAGCAATCCGGATTTCCTGTTATTGTTCCGCAACACGCTGGCCATCAGCTTGCTGAACCTGCTGCTGTTCTTCCCGTTCCCGATCCTGATCTCGCTCTGTCTGAACGAGCTGCGAAGCACAGTGTACAAACGGCTGATTCAAACGGTCATCTATATGCCGCATTTCCTGTCATGGGTCATTATTGCGGGACTGACACTGCTGCTGTTCGCCAAAGGGACAGGGATCGTCAATGAATTGTTTGCCCTGTGGGGCTGGCCGCGCTTCGATCTGCTGACGAACCCGGATTCCTTCTGGATCATGGTAACCCTGCAGGCGATGTGGAAGGAAGCGGGATGGGGAACGATCGTGTTTCTTGCCGCGATGGCCGGCGTGGATACCCAATTATACGAGGCGGCGAGAATGGACGGGGCGGGAAGACTGCGCCAGATCTGGCATATTACGCTGCCCGCCATCCGAGGCGTGATCATCGTGCTGTTTATTCTGCGGCTGGGAGACATCATGGAAGTGGGGTTCGAGCAAATTTTCCTGATGTATAACGGCGCGGTGTCCCAAGTGGCCGAAGTGTTCGATACGTATGTGTATCGGATGGGTATCGAGCAGGGGGATTTCAGCTACAGTACGGCGGTCGGGCTGTTCAAATCCATGGTTGGCCTTGTGCTTGTCGTGATTTCCAACCGCATCGTCAAACGTCTTGGGCATGAAGGCGTATACTGA
- a CDS encoding carbohydrate ABC transporter permease, with amino-acid sequence MHVKRSERIGGWLNAIGLGVLAAAMFFPLYYVLVVSLTDPGEYLQKKIVLFPERWSTEAYEYLLSTPAFARSLGNSAFLATVGTALSLVVSSSLAYALSQRRFRFRRTIMLLIVLTILFSPGMIPNYLLVRELGLINNIWSLILPALANGWTVLLMKNFFDSLPEEIGEAAAIDGCSAIRTWVTIVLPLSLPALAAFGLFFTVGFWNQFFTALLYLNDSAKWPIQVLLQNMLLGASHIDLVTPGQQVETPPTEMLKMAAIIVAILPVLAVYPFLQKHFAKGALIGSVKG; translated from the coding sequence CTGCACGTAAAAAGAAGTGAACGGATCGGCGGGTGGCTTAATGCCATCGGGCTTGGAGTGCTTGCCGCCGCCATGTTTTTCCCGCTGTACTATGTGCTCGTCGTTTCGTTGACGGACCCGGGGGAATATTTGCAGAAAAAAATCGTGCTGTTCCCGGAGCGTTGGTCCACCGAGGCTTATGAATACCTGCTGTCCACGCCGGCCTTTGCCCGGTCGCTGGGCAACAGCGCCTTTCTCGCGACCGTGGGCACGGCGCTCAGCCTTGTCGTATCCTCATCGCTCGCGTATGCGCTGTCCCAGCGCAGATTCCGCTTCCGGCGGACGATCATGCTGCTCATCGTGCTGACGATCCTGTTCAGCCCGGGCATGATCCCGAATTATTTGCTCGTACGCGAGCTGGGGCTGATCAATAACATTTGGTCGCTGATTTTGCCCGCGCTGGCCAACGGATGGACGGTGTTATTGATGAAAAACTTTTTCGACAGCCTGCCTGAGGAAATCGGCGAGGCGGCAGCCATCGACGGCTGCAGCGCCATTCGCACATGGGTGACCATCGTGCTGCCTTTATCCCTGCCGGCCCTGGCGGCCTTTGGTCTGTTCTTCACGGTCGGCTTCTGGAACCAATTTTTCACGGCACTGCTCTATTTGAACGATTCGGCCAAATGGCCCATTCAGGTGCTTCTGCAGAACATGCTTCTCGGCGCGTCCCATATCGATCTGGTCACGCCGGGGCAGCAGGTGGAGACGCCTCCGACCGAAATGCTGAAGATGGCGGCGATCATCGTGGCCATCTTGCCCGTGCTGGCGGTGTATCCGTTCCTGCAAAAACATTTTGCCAAAGGAGCATTGATCGGTTCCGTGAAGGGATAG